Proteins encoded together in one Salvelinus fontinalis isolate EN_2023a chromosome 6, ASM2944872v1, whole genome shotgun sequence window:
- the LOC129858298 gene encoding nanos homolog 1-like — MDFLNHNYLSARNPYDYTFNFWNDYLGLSTLVTKNNKHMMPQSPNSITESLKATLGLDDSPECACVISGSSGGGHLDCCCPSASPPPTSILDLKERFSILSPFQNQIGGIPLQDRDLGFGGSFAGFDLFGVERKMRKPTSRNKQEPKICVFCRNNGAPEEVYGSHVLKTPDGRVVCPILRAYTCPLCSANGDNAHTIKYCPLSKDQPTQRPLKGGRAVGGKRMKIF; from the coding sequence ATGGATTTTCTCAATCATAACTATTTGAGTGCGCGCAACCCATATGACTATACCTTTAATTTTTGGAACGACTATCTGGGTCTGTCGACGTTGGTCACGAAGAATAACAAGCACATGATGCCCCAAAGCCCAAACTCCATCACCGAGTCCCTGAAAGCAACCCTGGGTTTGGATGACTCTCCAGAATGTGCGTGCGTAATCTCGGGCAGTAGTGGAGGCGGACACCTGGACTGCTGTTGTCCATCCGCGAGCCCCCCGCCTACCTCCATCCTGGACTTGAAGGAGCGCTTTTCAATTCTGAGTCCATTCCAAAACCAAATCGGTGGCATCCCACTACAAGACCGGGACTTGGGCTTCGGGGGAAGCTTCGCAGGATTTGACCTGTTCGGAGTGGAGAGGAAGATGCGCAAACCAACGTCAAGGAATAAACAGGAGCCCAAAATCTGCGTCTTTTGCAGGAATAACGGTGCGCCGGAGGAGGTGTATGGTTCCCACGTTCTGAAGACACCGGACGGGAGGGTGGTGTGCCCCATTCTTCGGGCTTATACCTGCCCTCTTTGCAGTGCCAATGGTGACAATGCGCACACAATTAAGTACTGTCCACTCTCCAAAGATCAACCAACCCAGCGACCAttaaagggagggagggcagTGGGTGGTAAGCGAATGAAAATATTCTAG